The Acidimicrobiia bacterium genome includes a window with the following:
- the gatC gene encoding Asp-tRNA(Asn)/Glu-tRNA(Gln) amidotransferase subunit GatC produces the protein MPIDIDIAHVARLARLGLSDEELSHYATQLSVILEHAARVQQIDTDGVEPTAHPLPMVNAFRPDEVRPPLDRDEVLAQAPDHEDGYFRVPPHLEAP, from the coding sequence ATGCCCATCGACATTGATATTGCTCATGTTGCGCGGCTCGCCCGGCTGGGGCTGAGCGACGAGGAGCTCTCCCACTATGCGACGCAGCTCAGCGTGATCCTCGAACATGCCGCCCGCGTTCAGCAAATCGACACCGACGGTGTCGAACCCACCGCCCACCCACTTCCCATGGTGAACGCCTTTCGCCCCGACGAGGTCCGTCCGCCGCTCGATCGAGACGAGGTGCTGGCACAAGCTCCCGACCATGAGGACGGCTACTTCCGGGTTCCACCTCATCTCGAGGCGCCGTGA
- the dapE gene encoding succinyl-diaminopimelate desuccinylase, with protein sequence MTLLETLVWMVDTPSELGDEARLCSALIDRLAGSYDQESIVRVGDSVVIGRPTGKPLMLIVGHIDTVPSQGQPPAFEEDGLLYGLGTSDMKAGVAVMVHLLEDTDVRHGPYDVVGIFYDGEEGPAAGNNLERVLQEVEWLRNAEFAVVMEPTDLRLEIGCNGAINATVRFTGKSAHSARPWLGQNAITKAGAWLAELHQREPVLFEIDGLEYREVYSVTKAAGGIANNILPAMFEVNLNYRFPPVFSIEEAVGRLRLLTLAADDVEIVDRAPAAPVPEGNSHLDRLAAVTKADRAAKQGWTDVARLALYGVPAVNYGPGVVAQAHQVHEHVPIANLEPAFEGMKAFLTS encoded by the coding sequence ATGACGCTGCTCGAGACTCTGGTGTGGATGGTCGACACGCCATCCGAACTCGGCGACGAAGCCCGCCTTTGTTCGGCGTTGATAGATCGCTTGGCGGGATCCTACGACCAGGAGTCGATCGTTCGTGTCGGAGACAGCGTGGTGATCGGCCGCCCGACCGGCAAGCCGCTGATGCTCATCGTAGGTCACATCGATACGGTGCCATCGCAGGGCCAACCGCCCGCCTTCGAGGAGGACGGACTGCTGTACGGTCTCGGCACCTCCGATATGAAGGCGGGCGTCGCCGTCATGGTGCATCTCCTCGAAGACACAGATGTGCGCCACGGGCCCTACGACGTGGTTGGAATCTTCTACGACGGAGAGGAGGGCCCGGCCGCCGGGAACAACCTCGAGCGAGTGCTCCAGGAGGTCGAGTGGCTGCGGAACGCCGAGTTTGCCGTGGTCATGGAGCCGACGGACCTCCGGCTGGAAATCGGATGCAACGGCGCCATCAACGCCACGGTGCGATTCACGGGGAAATCCGCCCACAGCGCCCGGCCGTGGTTGGGTCAGAATGCCATTACCAAGGCGGGGGCATGGCTGGCCGAACTCCATCAGCGTGAACCGGTGTTGTTCGAGATCGACGGCCTCGAGTACCGCGAGGTCTACTCGGTCACCAAGGCGGCGGGTGGCATCGCCAACAACATCCTGCCCGCGATGTTCGAAGTGAACCTGAACTACCGGTTTCCTCCGGTATTCAGCATCGAAGAAGCAGTCGGGCGCTTGCGGTTGCTGACCCTGGCTGCCGATGACGTGGAGATCGTCGATCGTGCCCCGGCCGCCCCGGTCCCGGAAGGCAATTCGCATCTCGATCGTCTCGCCGCGGTAACGAAGGCCGACCGGGCTGCCAAACAAGGATGGACCGACGTCGCCCGCCTCGCCCTCTACGGGGTGCCTGCCGTCAACTACGGACCCGGCGTCGTTGCACAAGCCCATCAGGTGCACGAGCACGTTCCAATCGCCAACCTGGAACCGGCCTTCGAGGGCATGAAGGCCTTTCTGACCTCCTAG
- the gatB gene encoding Asp-tRNA(Asn)/Glu-tRNA(Gln) amidotransferase subunit GatB yields the protein MNWEPVIGIEVHVELLTDSKMFCGCRVDFGAAPNTNVCPVCLALPGALPVPNEQAIEWIVQIGLALNCTITRESIFHRKNYFYADLPKNYQISQYDIPVCSGGHLDVEVDGETVRVAINRVHQEEDTGKSIHMGGGGRIHSAEATLLDFNRAGVPLVEIVSEPDIFSPAHARSYAQQLRDVVLSLGVSDARLEEGSMRFDANVSIRPEGDTELGAKVEVKNMNSFRSLERALDFEIIRQTEAVEAGQRIEQETRHWDEEAGRTRAMRSKEGSSDYRYFPEPDLLPIVVSDEWREQIRAKLPELPHQRRARYIELGLEAHAASVLVAGEADVAVLFEEAVGMGADPKQAANWLSGETTAYLRRKETPVDQTGLTAAYLVEITGMLADGKLSATAAKEVLTGVLDREGSPGEVAVARDLIQISDTSAIETAVDAVLASNPEALETLRAGDMKPFGYLVGQVMRATSGKADPKVVNEILRDRASR from the coding sequence ATGAACTGGGAGCCCGTGATCGGCATCGAGGTGCACGTCGAGTTGCTTACCGATTCGAAAATGTTCTGCGGGTGTCGGGTCGATTTCGGAGCAGCTCCCAACACCAACGTTTGCCCGGTGTGCCTGGCGTTACCGGGAGCGCTACCCGTTCCGAACGAACAGGCCATCGAGTGGATCGTGCAAATCGGCCTGGCGTTGAACTGCACCATCACCCGGGAGAGCATCTTTCATCGCAAGAACTACTTCTACGCCGATCTTCCGAAGAACTACCAGATCTCGCAGTACGACATCCCGGTGTGCTCTGGCGGTCATCTCGACGTCGAAGTCGACGGTGAGACCGTCAGAGTGGCGATCAATCGGGTGCATCAGGAAGAGGACACCGGAAAGAGCATTCACATGGGTGGCGGCGGCCGAATCCATTCGGCTGAGGCGACCCTCCTCGACTTCAATCGAGCCGGTGTACCGCTCGTTGAAATTGTCAGTGAACCCGATATCTTCAGCCCTGCTCACGCGCGCTCCTACGCTCAGCAGTTGCGAGATGTGGTGCTGAGCCTCGGTGTTTCGGACGCCAGGCTCGAAGAGGGATCGATGCGTTTCGACGCCAATGTGTCGATCCGGCCGGAAGGGGACACAGAACTCGGTGCCAAGGTCGAAGTCAAGAACATGAACTCGTTCCGTTCGCTGGAACGAGCCCTCGATTTCGAGATCATCAGGCAGACGGAGGCCGTCGAAGCCGGGCAGCGCATCGAGCAGGAGACGCGGCACTGGGACGAAGAAGCCGGGCGCACGCGGGCCATGCGATCGAAGGAAGGCTCCTCGGACTACCGCTACTTTCCCGAACCCGACCTGCTGCCGATCGTCGTGTCAGACGAGTGGCGGGAACAGATCCGCGCGAAGTTGCCGGAGCTTCCCCACCAGCGCCGTGCGCGATACATCGAGCTCGGGCTTGAAGCCCATGCAGCTTCCGTGCTGGTGGCCGGCGAAGCAGACGTGGCCGTTCTGTTCGAGGAAGCAGTCGGCATGGGAGCCGATCCCAAGCAGGCCGCCAACTGGCTCAGTGGCGAGACCACCGCCTATCTGCGCCGGAAGGAGACCCCGGTCGACCAGACCGGCTTGACCGCCGCCTATCTCGTCGAGATCACCGGCATGCTGGCCGACGGGAAACTCTCCGCCACGGCTGCCAAAGAGGTGCTGACCGGCGTCCTCGATCGTGAGGGTTCACCAGGGGAGGTGGCGGTTGCTCGGGATCTAATCCAGATTTCGGACACGAGTGCTATCGAAACCGCGGTTGATGCCGTGCTGGCCTCCAACCCCGAAGCACTCGAGACCCTGCGCGCCGGCGACATGAAGCCCTTCGGCTACCTGGTCGGGCAGGTGATGAGAGCTACCTCCGGCAAAGCGGATCCGAAGGTCGTCAATGAGATCCTGCGGGACAGGGCCTCGCGATGA
- a CDS encoding HAD family phosphatase, whose product MSRSIVFDCDGVLVDSEDLAWSAWREALRPHGVEISEQEVADLSGRTERDAFDHFAGRAELPPYEDFWPLLADRVRALFEQYLEAFEDAADTLEVLHERGRAMAVASSSPRERLDLSLRSTGLDRFFDVVIAGDEVPSGKPAPDIYLAAAEGLGVDPAECVAVEDAPAGVAAGKAAGMRVVAVLRGSYSPEQLAQADIIVPRLTPAVLA is encoded by the coding sequence ATGAGCCGTTCTATCGTTTTCGACTGCGACGGCGTGCTGGTCGACTCGGAGGATCTGGCCTGGTCTGCGTGGCGCGAAGCGCTGAGACCGCATGGCGTTGAGATTTCCGAACAGGAGGTGGCCGATCTCTCGGGGCGTACCGAGAGAGACGCCTTCGACCATTTCGCCGGTCGTGCCGAGCTGCCTCCATATGAGGACTTCTGGCCGCTGCTCGCCGATCGGGTGCGTGCGCTATTTGAACAGTATCTCGAAGCCTTCGAAGATGCTGCGGATACGCTTGAAGTGCTGCACGAGCGCGGGCGAGCCATGGCGGTGGCGTCCAGTAGCCCGCGGGAGCGACTCGACCTGTCACTGCGATCGACCGGTCTCGACCGTTTCTTTGACGTCGTGATTGCCGGCGACGAAGTGCCCAGCGGCAAGCCGGCGCCCGACATCTATCTAGCCGCCGCCGAAGGGCTGGGCGTCGATCCGGCCGAGTGTGTGGCCGTCGAGGACGCACCGGCAGGAGTGGCGGCGGGCAAAGCTGCCGGGATGCGCGTGGTGGCGGTGCTGCGCGGTTCCTACTCGCCGGAACAACTGGCTCAGGCGGACATCATCGTCCCCCGCCTGACCCCGGCCGTACTGGCGTAG
- a CDS encoding ABC transporter permease has protein sequence MDFLVEVLGDALEALFGFGDELRQVLGLTLVVSLLATVFGVVVGVPLGTWIALGRTRVRTAWLVAVNIGMGIPPVLAGLALLLVLWDTGPLGGFGLLFTPAAMVAAQTMLAIPIAAGVTAGAIKGLPPAASEQLAALALPGWERGRVMLVEVWPGVVAAVAAAFGRVVSEVGAVLVVGGNIVGETRVLTTAIVQETRQANFGDALALGLLLIILAAAVNGFLTWMQLRSGRHE, from the coding sequence ATGGACTTCCTCGTTGAGGTCCTCGGCGACGCGCTGGAAGCACTGTTCGGGTTCGGCGACGAGCTCCGGCAGGTTCTGGGCCTCACACTCGTCGTTTCGCTGTTGGCGACGGTCTTCGGTGTCGTAGTCGGGGTGCCGCTCGGTACCTGGATCGCGCTGGGGCGGACGAGAGTGCGGACGGCCTGGCTCGTAGCGGTCAACATCGGAATGGGGATACCGCCGGTGCTCGCCGGTCTGGCACTGCTGCTCGTGTTGTGGGACACCGGGCCACTCGGCGGATTTGGATTGCTGTTCACCCCGGCCGCCATGGTGGCCGCCCAGACGATGCTGGCCATCCCGATCGCGGCCGGCGTCACCGCCGGCGCAATCAAGGGGCTGCCTCCGGCGGCCTCAGAGCAGCTGGCTGCACTGGCCCTTCCCGGCTGGGAGCGCGGTCGGGTCATGCTGGTCGAAGTCTGGCCGGGAGTGGTCGCGGCGGTAGCGGCCGCCTTCGGGAGAGTGGTGTCCGAGGTGGGGGCGGTACTGGTGGTCGGCGGAAACATCGTTGGAGAAACCAGGGTGCTCACCACCGCCATCGTGCAGGAAACACGCCAGGCGAACTTCGGCGATGCGCTGGCGCTCGGACTGCTGCTGATCATTCTGGCGGCAGCCGTCAACGGCTTCCTCACCTGGATGCAACTGAGAAGTGGCCGACATGAATGA
- a CDS encoding DUF1925 domain-containing protein — MQLIFAVHCHQPFGQLETVLDQAIQRAYLPFLSVLERHPDVAVNVHYSGPLLEQLDDRNPLLLEALAGFGRQIEWMGGAMYEPILPAIPPRDRLEHFKRMRATINERFAQDPVTAWIPERVWEPSLVDSLVEAGYAAVPLDDVHFERAGLEHLDRPYLVHHLDQLITAYPISVDLRYAAPREDPVVLIESLRHLHEHNPTATAVLADDGEKYGLWPGTHSLVYSTDGWLDRFFAAAEVADWVELTTFEQHLSDHPASERTSLPPGSYQEMTEWSDGRWEHFLDRYPEADTLYRKMLNASNRAAGSKAPAAALTEMLRGQGNDAYWHGAFGGLYLPHLRAETHRRLLAARIAVDEAGRSGRSWVKVHRFDWDADGRDEIHVELPDQSWVLDLDDGAFAYFDDKPSQWMVPDVVAAHVEGYHTDETPSRVHRWLATRTLPISSTPGSLEAIGPDVVSVGPFEIDEVDAGRGSVTLTSTSHEGRVRRVLHAENRKFDISYEIDDLPDCRFGPEFPIGIWRGAGSLRVDGGPWQVVDMPLALTGHRFRFRHEGRRNEILIALRQPGELFVLPLTTANRNESGREEIQQGILLWPHWVRPTGGIHSLSVEVLDVADEPAPAEAEVDEQ, encoded by the coding sequence GTGCAACTGATATTCGCTGTGCATTGCCACCAGCCGTTCGGGCAACTCGAGACGGTTCTGGACCAGGCCATCCAGCGCGCCTACCTGCCGTTTCTCTCCGTTCTCGAACGCCATCCGGATGTGGCAGTGAACGTCCACTATTCAGGACCGCTCCTCGAGCAGCTCGACGACCGGAACCCCCTGCTCCTCGAAGCGCTGGCGGGGTTCGGCCGCCAGATCGAATGGATGGGCGGGGCTATGTACGAACCCATCCTGCCGGCGATCCCTCCGCGCGACCGGCTCGAGCATTTCAAGCGGATGCGGGCGACCATCAACGAGCGCTTCGCCCAGGATCCGGTCACGGCCTGGATCCCTGAGCGCGTTTGGGAACCCTCGCTCGTGGATTCCCTCGTTGAAGCGGGATACGCGGCCGTCCCACTCGACGACGTCCATTTCGAGCGGGCGGGCCTCGAACATCTCGATCGCCCGTATCTCGTTCACCATCTCGATCAGCTCATCACGGCGTATCCCATCTCCGTCGACCTCCGCTACGCAGCGCCGCGGGAAGACCCGGTGGTGTTGATCGAGAGCCTCCGCCACCTCCACGAGCACAATCCAACGGCGACAGCCGTGCTGGCCGATGACGGCGAGAAGTACGGCCTGTGGCCTGGAACTCATTCGCTCGTTTACAGCACCGACGGGTGGCTCGACCGGTTCTTCGCCGCCGCCGAGGTGGCAGATTGGGTGGAGCTGACCACCTTCGAGCAACACCTGTCCGATCACCCTGCCTCCGAGCGGACTTCACTTCCGCCTGGCTCATATCAGGAGATGACGGAGTGGTCGGATGGGAGATGGGAGCACTTCCTCGATCGCTATCCGGAAGCGGATACCCTCTACCGCAAGATGCTCAACGCATCGAATCGGGCCGCCGGAAGCAAGGCCCCGGCGGCCGCCCTCACCGAGATGCTGCGCGGACAAGGCAACGACGCCTACTGGCACGGGGCGTTCGGCGGGTTGTACCTACCGCACCTCCGCGCCGAAACACACCGGCGCCTGCTGGCGGCGAGGATCGCAGTGGACGAAGCCGGACGATCTGGGCGCTCGTGGGTGAAGGTCCACCGATTCGACTGGGATGCAGACGGGCGCGACGAAATCCACGTGGAGCTCCCCGACCAATCCTGGGTCCTCGACCTCGATGACGGCGCTTTCGCCTACTTCGACGACAAGCCGTCACAGTGGATGGTGCCGGATGTGGTCGCCGCCCATGTAGAGGGCTATCACACGGACGAGACACCATCGCGGGTTCATCGCTGGTTGGCGACGCGCACACTCCCGATCTCCTCAACTCCCGGGTCGCTCGAAGCGATCGGCCCCGACGTCGTTTCTGTAGGCCCATTCGAAATTGATGAGGTGGATGCCGGGCGGGGATCGGTAACGTTGACATCGACGTCTCACGAGGGGCGGGTGCGACGGGTACTACACGCCGAGAATCGCAAGTTCGATATCAGCTATGAGATCGACGATCTCCCCGATTGCCGATTCGGACCCGAGTTCCCGATCGGCATCTGGCGGGGCGCGGGTTCGTTGCGGGTTGATGGCGGGCCGTGGCAAGTTGTCGACATGCCGCTGGCACTGACCGGACACCGCTTCAGGTTTCGCCACGAGGGCAGGAGGAACGAGATCTTGATCGCTCTGCGACAGCCCGGCGAACTGTTTGTGTTGCCATTGACAACCGCCAACCGCAACGAGTCCGGCCGCGAAGAGATCCAGCAGGGCATCCTTCTCTGGCCCCACTGGGTGCGCCCGACCGGCGGAATCCACAGCCTGAGCGTGGAGGTGCTCGATGTGGCAGATGAGCCGGCCCCGGCCGAGGCAGAGGTGGACGAACAGTGA
- a CDS encoding extracellular solute-binding protein, which translates to MKQAVAVLLLVLVACSSVGQTRVIVAAGTTLVDSGLLDELAATFEAGHPDIELSVVGEATAQVLELGRRGGADVLITHAPALEAAFVGEGLAARYELVLTSSFVIVGPPDGVPDGGTVAEVLRSIAGQGGPFVSRADGSGTHEMEVDLWEAAGVEPGKEPWYIETGQGMGLTLQVADQRDAYTLSELGAFLAASDALTLEPLDVTGIPANPYHLIVVAASSERSAGEEFLDWLLAPEGSEAVARLNQELFGRSVYEPTD; encoded by the coding sequence GTGAAGCAGGCCGTTGCGGTGCTGCTGCTCGTGCTGGTGGCGTGTTCGAGTGTCGGGCAGACGCGGGTGATAGTTGCGGCCGGGACGACCCTCGTTGATAGCGGTTTGCTCGATGAACTGGCCGCGACCTTCGAGGCAGGCCATCCGGACATCGAGCTGAGCGTTGTGGGGGAGGCGACCGCTCAGGTGCTCGAGCTCGGGCGGCGCGGCGGCGCCGATGTGCTGATCACCCATGCCCCGGCCCTGGAGGCTGCCTTCGTCGGTGAGGGACTGGCCGCCCGCTATGAGCTCGTGTTGACCAGTTCCTTCGTGATCGTCGGTCCACCTGATGGCGTGCCGGACGGTGGCACCGTCGCGGAGGTGCTGCGTTCAATTGCCGGACAGGGCGGTCCGTTCGTGAGCAGGGCCGATGGGAGCGGAACCCATGAGATGGAAGTCGATTTGTGGGAGGCAGCCGGAGTCGAGCCGGGCAAGGAGCCCTGGTACATCGAGACGGGCCAGGGGATGGGATTGACCCTGCAAGTGGCCGATCAGCGTGACGCCTATACCCTGAGCGAGCTTGGTGCGTTCCTGGCCGCCTCGGATGCTCTGACCCTCGAACCCCTGGACGTGACCGGCATCCCGGCCAATCCGTACCATCTGATCGTGGTTGCGGCTTCTTCCGAGCGGAGCGCCGGCGAGGAGTTCCTCGATTGGCTGTTGGCGCCGGAGGGCAGCGAGGCCGTCGCACGTCTGAACCAGGAGTTGTTCGGCCGCAGCGTCTACGAACCGACCGACTGA
- a CDS encoding ATP-binding cassette domain-containing protein — protein sequence MNERLDLRFPADGSVLTIDGLELRPGDRLVVFGPNGAGKSTLLRLLAGTLGGGPALEAAYLPQRPYLFRGSAGFNMGLGLSAEEAVRARQLADRLGVGELLIYAASSLSGGEAQRVALARTLARPEPWVLLDEPLSAQDARDRMKVAAVLLDGLGDRGAVIVTHDRDEAAVLGDRMAVLVNGRLLQEGPVAEVFSLPVSDEVAAAVGIGNVIDGEVTEGEGPLNSLRAGDLTIWGLGNVPAGSPGRAVFGAESVTLFRGSDGAAGSARNRWVGQVAEVRQLGRLVEIVIDAGVRVVALVTPGSQEVLQLQPGAGVTATVKAAAVRVNPT from the coding sequence ATGAATGAAAGACTGGATCTTCGCTTTCCTGCGGACGGATCGGTTTTGACCATCGATGGACTGGAGCTGCGGCCGGGCGATCGGTTGGTGGTTTTCGGCCCGAACGGCGCGGGGAAGTCGACACTGCTCCGACTGCTGGCCGGGACGCTCGGCGGAGGTCCGGCGCTCGAGGCCGCCTACCTGCCCCAGCGGCCCTATCTGTTTCGCGGGAGCGCCGGCTTCAATATGGGCCTCGGTCTCTCGGCCGAAGAGGCGGTTCGAGCCCGACAGCTCGCCGACCGGCTCGGTGTCGGAGAGCTGCTGATATACGCAGCCTCCTCGCTCAGCGGGGGAGAGGCGCAGCGGGTGGCACTGGCCCGAACGCTGGCGCGACCGGAACCCTGGGTGCTGTTGGACGAGCCGCTGTCTGCTCAGGATGCCCGTGATCGAATGAAGGTGGCTGCCGTGCTCCTTGATGGACTCGGCGATCGGGGCGCCGTGATCGTCACCCACGATCGCGACGAAGCAGCCGTGCTCGGCGATCGGATGGCGGTCCTTGTGAACGGCAGGTTGCTTCAAGAGGGCCCGGTGGCCGAAGTGTTCTCGCTGCCGGTCTCCGATGAAGTCGCGGCGGCGGTTGGGATCGGCAACGTGATCGACGGCGAAGTCACCGAAGGGGAGGGTCCGCTGAACTCGCTGCGAGCTGGCGACCTCACGATCTGGGGGTTGGGCAATGTGCCCGCCGGTAGTCCGGGGAGGGCAGTGTTCGGCGCCGAGTCGGTTACGTTGTTCCGCGGCAGTGATGGGGCTGCAGGTAGTGCTCGGAATCGATGGGTGGGGCAGGTGGCTGAGGTCAGGCAACTCGGCCGGCTCGTCGAGATAGTGATCGACGCCGGCGTCCGGGTAGTGGCGCTGGTCACGCCCGGTTCGCAGGAAGTGCTGCAGTTGCAGCCGGGGGCAGGAGTCACGGCGACGGTCAAGGCGGCGGCCGTTCGGGTGAATCCGACGTGA
- the gatA gene encoding Asp-tRNA(Asn)/Glu-tRNA(Gln) amidotransferase subunit GatA: MSDYTLSEAATALRDGSTSSRELTDAALDRAAKSEAELHAFLTLDHDGARSAAEAADGSFASGRDSGAFQGIPVALKDNLVTRGIATTAASQILAGWVPPYDGTAVVRLKGQGAVVVGKTNLDEFAMGSSTENSAFGPSRNPWDTDRVPGGSSGGSAIAVAVGSAVVGFGSDTGGSIRQPAALCGVVGMKPTYGLVSRYGLIAFASSLDQIGPITRTVEDSVTALEAVAGHDPLDATSYRGDRSGFRDGLEAGVRGLKIGVVRELTGEGFEPDVEAAVRHTVDLLSDAGAEVIEVSIPSVDVSLSAYYLIAPAECSANLARFDGVRYGLRRDGETVEDMMTATRADGFGPEVTRRILLGTYALSAGYYDAFYGQAQKVRTVVLREFEAAYRQVDVLVSATTPTTAFEIGSKTQDPLSMYLSDICTIPSNLTGHPAISVPVGLDRHGLPVGFQIMAPALGEAVLFRVARAVEQAVAFESRPPRLEEWT; encoded by the coding sequence GTGAGTGACTACACACTCTCAGAGGCGGCGACCGCCCTTCGCGACGGATCCACGTCGTCCCGTGAGTTGACCGATGCTGCACTCGATCGGGCGGCCAAGTCCGAAGCCGAGTTACACGCCTTTCTCACGCTCGACCACGACGGGGCCCGCTCAGCTGCCGAGGCGGCCGACGGTTCGTTCGCTTCGGGCCGCGACTCGGGCGCGTTCCAGGGCATTCCGGTGGCGCTCAAGGACAACCTGGTCACCAGAGGCATTGCCACGACGGCCGCTTCACAAATCCTGGCCGGGTGGGTGCCCCCCTACGACGGGACCGCCGTTGTCCGCCTCAAGGGTCAGGGAGCGGTGGTCGTCGGCAAGACCAACCTGGACGAGTTCGCGATGGGCTCCTCGACCGAGAACTCGGCATTCGGGCCGAGTCGCAACCCGTGGGACACCGATCGAGTTCCCGGCGGCTCGTCGGGTGGTTCGGCGATAGCCGTGGCCGTGGGTTCGGCGGTGGTCGGGTTCGGCTCCGATACGGGTGGTTCCATACGGCAGCCGGCCGCACTGTGCGGGGTCGTCGGGATGAAGCCCACCTACGGCCTGGTGAGTCGCTACGGGCTGATTGCGTTCGCTTCGTCACTCGACCAGATCGGTCCTATTACTCGCACGGTGGAAGATTCCGTTACGGCACTCGAAGCAGTGGCAGGCCATGATCCGCTGGACGCCACCTCCTATCGGGGTGACCGTTCGGGCTTTCGCGACGGGTTGGAAGCCGGCGTTCGAGGTCTCAAGATCGGCGTCGTTCGCGAGTTGACCGGCGAAGGCTTCGAACCCGACGTGGAGGCGGCGGTCCGCCACACGGTCGATCTGCTGAGCGACGCCGGAGCAGAGGTGATAGAGGTTTCGATTCCCTCGGTGGATGTGTCGCTGAGCGCCTACTACCTGATTGCGCCGGCCGAGTGCTCGGCCAACCTCGCCAGATTCGACGGTGTTCGCTACGGGTTACGACGCGATGGGGAAACGGTCGAGGACATGATGACGGCGACCCGCGCAGACGGGTTTGGTCCCGAGGTGACCCGGCGGATCCTGCTCGGCACATATGCCCTGTCGGCCGGCTACTACGACGCCTTCTACGGTCAGGCGCAGAAGGTCAGGACCGTGGTCCTCCGCGAGTTCGAGGCGGCCTACCGTCAGGTTGATGTCCTGGTCTCCGCCACCACCCCGACTACCGCCTTCGAGATCGGATCCAAGACACAAGATCCCCTCTCCATGTACCTGTCGGATATCTGCACGATCCCGTCCAACCTCACCGGCCACCCGGCGATTTCAGTCCCGGTCGGACTCGACCGCCACGGTCTCCCGGTCGGGTTCCAGATCATGGCCCCGGCGCTGGGAGAGGCCGTCCTGTTCCGGGTGGCCAGAGCCGTGGAGCAGGCCGTGGCGTTCGAATCGCGGCCGCCGCGGCTGGAGGAGTGGACATGA
- a CDS encoding glycogen/starch synthase translates to MKVLLAASEFSPLARTGGLGEAVAGIARALVAAGHEISVALPRYRHLTALGTAGPSVGPAQATYRHGIGGVEVILIDDPPAFDRAGIYGDGHGEGYDDQWWRFARFSAAVRVLAHDYDLVHLHDAHAGLAALDSVVPAVFTIHNSAYGIFGPLVETAAIIGADPRHIQPEGALEWWGQASFLKAGIAGSDRVTTVSPTFARQLTEDGSISGGLDGVLRALPHPVAGIVNGLNPDEWNPRTDPAVTAPFTPNRPYGRRATRESLLAESGLSDGIIFGNVGRMTEQKGLHLLDPSIDLLISEGLRLVLVGDGELNHMVDDWAERFPHAVWHAPYEERLARVVSAGTDFYLMPSRFEPCGIGQMYAMRYGSPPVVRFTGGLNDTVIDLDESPADGTGFGFRDFRTEELVKTVRRAMRIFRQSRAEYRRLQRNGMLSDFSWGAAAQHYLVTYEQATTYRRERLALR, encoded by the coding sequence GTGAAAGTCCTCCTGGCCGCGTCTGAGTTCTCTCCTCTTGCCAGGACCGGTGGTCTGGGCGAGGCGGTGGCCGGCATCGCACGGGCGCTGGTGGCGGCCGGTCACGAGATTTCGGTTGCACTCCCCCGCTATCGACATCTCACCGCACTCGGAACGGCCGGCCCGTCGGTCGGCCCGGCGCAGGCAACGTACCGACACGGGATCGGAGGGGTAGAGGTGATCCTGATCGACGATCCACCTGCTTTCGATCGGGCCGGAATCTACGGCGATGGACACGGCGAGGGCTACGACGATCAATGGTGGAGATTCGCCAGGTTCTCTGCGGCCGTCCGAGTACTTGCTCATGACTACGACCTGGTCCATCTTCACGACGCCCACGCCGGTTTGGCCGCTCTGGATAGCGTCGTTCCTGCGGTGTTCACCATTCACAACTCGGCCTATGGCATCTTCGGTCCGCTGGTTGAGACGGCGGCCATCATCGGCGCCGATCCCCGCCATATCCAACCTGAAGGTGCACTGGAATGGTGGGGCCAGGCGAGCTTCCTCAAGGCAGGAATCGCCGGATCAGACCGCGTCACGACCGTGAGTCCCACGTTCGCCAGACAACTGACGGAAGATGGTTCGATTTCGGGTGGCCTGGACGGTGTCCTACGGGCGCTACCCCACCCGGTGGCCGGCATCGTCAACGGCCTCAACCCGGACGAGTGGAACCCGCGCACCGATCCGGCCGTAACGGCTCCCTTCACTCCCAACCGGCCGTACGGCCGGCGAGCGACCAGGGAGTCGCTCCTGGCCGAATCGGGGCTCTCCGACGGCATCATCTTCGGCAACGTCGGCCGCATGACCGAGCAGAAGGGCCTCCACTTGCTCGACCCGTCGATCGACCTGTTGATCTCCGAAGGTCTGCGGTTGGTTCTCGTTGGCGACGGCGAACTGAACCACATGGTCGACGATTGGGCGGAACGGTTCCCGCATGCCGTGTGGCACGCCCCCTATGAAGAGCGCCTCGCCAGAGTCGTGTCGGCCGGAACTGACTTCTACCTGATGCCATCGCGTTTCGAACCGTGCGGCATTGGACAGATGTACGCCATGCGCTACGGCTCGCCGCCGGTTGTGCGCTTCACCGGAGGGCTGAACGATACGGTCATCGACCTGGACGAGAGCCCCGCCGATGGCACCGGATTCGGCTTCCGGGACTTCAGAACCGAAGAACTGGTCAAGACGGTGCGCAGGGCTATGCGGATCTTCCGGCAGTCGCGAGCCGAGTACAGGAGGCTGCAGCGGAACGGCATGCTCAGTGACTTCTCGTGGGGGGCGGCCGCTCAGCACTATCTCGTCACCTACGAGCAGGCAACGACCTACCGTCGGGAACGATTGGCCCTCCGGTGA